AGCAATACGGTATCGAATTATTAATAGATAATGTAGGATTAATTAAGCTTAAAAACTTAGGAGAAATATATTTTAAAAACAGTGCAAAAGAGGGTAGTCGCTCTTACGACTCAGTGAGTGATTTTTTATTCGATGAAGCCGCGTTTGTTCCCACAATTGAATCAATTTATAGCGCGTCTAGTGCGTCTTCTAGCATGGTTTCTAAAAGCCTTAAAGTAATTGTTAGCACACCGGGTTCCAAACTTAATTGGTTCTACAAGCAAGCTAATTTGAATTCAGAGGAACCAATTGATACTATCTGCAATAATGTTGTTAACGGCTTATTACCGCCTTTTTACAGCTTAAAAGAAGGGGGATTAAATAAAATATTCATTCACTGGAAAGTACACCCAATTTACTCTAAAAGAGAAGATTACTTAGAATATAGAAAAGAACAGGATCAAACATCAATTGAAGTAATAAATAGGGAATATAATTTAACGTTTGAAGAGATTGAAGAACACGGGATTTTTAATTCTAAGATAATCCAAAATTCATCAATTGAGCAAACCCTAGAAAGCCCGTTAAAAGGCTTTGAATACTTTATAGGTATCGATACAGCCACGATAGGAAATGATTACTTTGTGGCTACCATTTTTCAATGGGATAAGAAAAAATTTAAACAGATTTATTTATATCAAGACCGNATTAATAGAAAAAGCTGTTAATGATTTAAAAAAACCCGTTGAAACTTCTAAAGATTATATGGCAAAAGCACTCGCTTTGGAACTATTGACAGGAAGACGACAATACTCAGAAATACTTAATTCAGAATGTTTTATAGAGTTAGAAGATGATGGTTTTTTTAAAGTGATGGGATTAGCAAAAGGAACTCAAGAAAAAAGAGAAACCATGTTTAAACTTCCCTATCTAGGCTTGAG
This window of the Planktothrix tepida PCC 9214 genome carries:
- a CDS encoding terminase large subunit domain-containing protein, with amino-acid sequence MNLKNQKKLQTREDFRANLPDTWEEFISLLKIRSGENYKQFIAYDYQSKLIGLCEKESTILIIKSRQLGITQTIASYFLFKACKNPAYSAICFSRTQDDVSALSRRVRDMALQLQQYGIELLIDNVGLIKLKNLGEIYFKNSAKEGSRSYDSVSDFLFDEAAFVPTIESIYSASSASSSMVSKSLKVIVSTPGSKLNWFYKQANLNSEEPIDTICNNVVNGLLPPFYSLKEGGLNKIFIHWKVHPIYSKREDYLEYRKEQDQTSIEVINREYNLTFEEIEEHGIFNSKIIQNSSIEQTLESPLKGFEYFIGIDTATIGNDYFVATIFQWDKKKFKQIYLYQDRINRKSC